GCTGTGGCAGATTCATGGGGTTGGCAAGTCTGCTCTCCTGTCAGTCAAGGTGTACCTGAAGAGCTTCCCAGTTGGAAAAGAACAAGCCAAGGAATCATGGCACCTGCATGTGTTATGTGTCTGATAGAAGTGGCAAGAGTGCTTGATGAAAGCTTCATTTTCTTGTGTATGGGACACATGGTCTGATATAGTCAACACATGCTTCCTCTCATCTCCATGTTGGCAATGCATCATTGTTGACAGAGATGTCAATAGATTTAGACAATGTGGTGGCAATGTAATGTTTAAATTTATTAGGTCCAATCCTTTTCACAAGAATAGAACATAGCTTATATAAATATtatccaaggagaaagaaaaaagacAGCTAACTAAAAGAAGAAATGAAGAttttaaagagaaaaagaaggaacATATTTGTTCTACACTGATTGTAGAATCTTCTCTGCATCATGTGCTCATAATGTGCTAATAATTATTGACTAGTCTTCTTGGTCTTCAAGTCAAATGATTCAATTGTTTGCATAAACTTTCTGCTAAAACTAAGTGAGAGTTGGCCTCTGGCTTATGATTCCATCTACCTTTCTCTTATTGTATAAGATTGATATGCTTATTTGTATCTGTCCTAAATTTGATTAATGAATATGTTAATGACTTAATTGGATTGGATATTTTACAGTGCCAATCCAATCTGCTGCCATCCCTTTTTGCTGCTCTAATCATTGATAGTTTTGGAGGCTAGATCAACAGCAGCTAAAGAAAAAAATCCTGTAGTGTTCTATGTTATCTTTTCCATTCTTACAGAAGATGTAGTGCTTGTCAATTTGTAGCAGTTGTGCTCTCAAAAGATGGGTCCTAAAACTTTCATGAAATTTTGGGAAGTTGATACATCAATATGAGTTGACAGCTTTCTTTAAAGTGTGATAGGGTTGGTGCTGTGGTTAGTAAATGAGCATCATACAAACACTAGCCATTTACATCTTGATCTTTACATATCATTGCATTTACTTTTGACCAGACTATTCTTAGGCCAATGCCCCAATAGTCCTATCTCTGAAAACActaccaatgtagagaactgttAGTAGGGAAATGTCAGTCACTGTCTTCCACCCACCTCTACAAAAGCTTTACTCAGGTTGGGGTTAAATCATGGCCAGCCTAAGCTTGGTTTGGACATCATTTCAACCAAATAGATCAAGCTTTTGGATATCTACATCTACTCAAAATGAAGGCCCATTTAGGGTCCTCTCAATGAAATCACATGAGACACATAATGCCTGAATCTGATGATCTCATTCATGGAAGATGGTGCCAATCTGGGACCATAAGGTCTCAAAAGATATTGGCTGCAGCATTAGGTACCAACTTGCATATGGTGATGATAGTACACAGTCCCCAGTCTCCTCCTCTCCTGTGCCTGCCACTGTTTCCTCATCCATCTCTGATAGTATTATACCAATCGGAAAATGGGGCTAATCTGGCCACACATAGTTCACATGTGGAAACCTTGGCACTCCAAGCTGCAAGAAAAGATGTTTCTTGAGGTGTCGTTTGTGTGCAGGAAGCAGTAGCTAAGGGACTTGCagtggggggagagagagagagagagagaggcagcaaggAAACAGTGGCATCTTGAGCACAAAGCTTTGGGCATGAACaccagctgctgctgctggtttGTCTCTTTATCAAACACTCTATCCTCCCACCCCTCTTTTCCATCCTCTTCCTCTCCATTGACCAGCTAGAGTAGCTCTGCTTCTCTGTCTTCTTATTCAGCTCAACACATGGTGGTTTCATGTGTTCCTTTCTGCCTTCCACTTCTTTTCTCAtcttcatcatcacagtcctttcTTGTCATACTTTTCCTTTAATCAGACTTTCTTGTCATGCTGGTTTGCTCACAAGCATCCCAAACCCTTCTTCTTGAAGCCTGTTGGTGATCCCGCTGTAAGCAGTGGCAATGACTTGTGATCTCGAAGTGGACGTCAATGGAGAAGAGATCTTCCTGGTTGACAAGGTAAGCCTTCTTCTTTCCCAGTTCATAACCACGGATGATTGATGTTCAAGCAGCACATTTTGTCCTGACCTTTTATTCAATCATTCAAGTATTTGTCGTGGCTTTTCGAACTGTTTTCACTGTTTCATCTAATCAAATTCCCTCCTCTTGTCTCTCTTCTATCACTGCCAAATTCACAAGCcaatcatcttcttcctcctctctctttatGGAGTCTTCATGCTGGTATTTAATGCTTTCATGCATTTGTATCTTAACTCATCTTCACCTCTATGTCATGAGGAAAAGGTTTTGTCTTTATTGTAGGAGAAGTAGTTTGCCTTTAAGAGGGAATGATTCTGCTCTCTTATGTCGTCTCTTCATTGTATCCATTTAATGCTTTCTGTTACACCTCACCTTCTGTGCCTCTTTAAACAATGGACCTATTGAAGGACTCTGCATTCTCCATTAGAGCTGCCTGTGCTCTATGAATTTAATGCTTGTGCATTTAATCTCAGAAGCTTCTGTTCTTACGGGGAATGATCCTGACATTGTTTCCTTCTTTGTTCCATGGCCACCTTCTTCCACAAGATCAGTATACATGGTTTAATTCACAGCATTGTTTTCACAGGAAGTGCTTTCATCCTTCTCCGGCAAACTAAGGGAGTTGACCAGCAAAACATTGGCCACTTCAGCTACAAGAAACCTCAGAGTGACCCTCCATGGCTTGCCCGGCGGGGCAGAGGCATTTGAGTTGATGACAAGGTTTTGCTACAACAATGGCAGAACTCAGATGAGCCCCAGCAACATCTGTCTTCTGCACTGCATCGCCCACTTCATGGAGATGACCGGCGACCTGCTAAGTCTGACTAAGAAATCTCTCCAGGGAATCCCTTACTGGTCATGGCCTGAGATCATGAGCTGCCTGAAACGGTGCCAAGATCTCATTCCGGTCGCGTCTTCCTCAGGGATGTTGGATAAAGTGATCTGCTCTCTGGTTGGGAGAATCACGGCGGTGAGTGACGCCAGTCCCTCAGGCTCCTCCCCTGAAACCTCAGCCTTCCGGTTCTCCTGCGACACCGGAAGCACTACAAGCGCAAAGAACAGCAGCAACCACCGAGGAACTTGGTGGTTCGATGAACTCGTAGTACTGAATCCCGACATGATCGAGGAGATCATAAGGAAGATGGCTGTTGAGAAGGCGAATCATGTTGCCATCGGTAGGTTCCTCATGCATTACCTCAAGAATGTTGGCGTGCGCAGTGCCGCAGCTGACAAGAAGAAGGTTGCTGAAGTCATCATCGACCTGCTCTACTCCCTCGACGGCAGCTCTGTGTCCTCCAAGATCTTGTTTGGTCTTCTCCGAGTCTCATCTCCACTGAAGCTTAGCAAATGCTGCCAAACCAAGTTGGAGAGCATGATAGGAAACCAGTTCGATCAAGCAACACTGGACAATCTGCTAATTCCAGCCCCGGCAGGGATGAACAGCCTCTACGATGTGAATCTAATCCTAAGGTTCCTGAGATCTTTCCACAGAAGCGGGGGTAGAGATTCCGCAAACCGATCGAAGCAAGCTGGAAGCTTAATGGATTCATACTTGGCTGAAGTAGCACCAGATTCCTCTTTGAAGCCTCTGAAGTTTTTGGCACTGATCACAGCTCTGCCAGATGAAGCAAGAGATTGCCACGATGCGATCTACCGAGCCATCGACTTGTACCTCGAGGTACAGGTCGTCAATTTGACTCCCAAGAATATGCAATGTTTCATGCTTCATTGCTTCATCTCTTTTTTCTGTTCATCGTGTAATCAGGTTCATACTCAGATATCAGACGAGGAAAAGATGAAGATATGTAGTGCCATAAACTACGAGAAGCTGTCATCAGAGTCCTGCAAACACATCGCAAGGAACACCAAGTTCCCATCGAGAACAGCAGTCCGAGCTCTCATCTCTCAGCAAACCAAGCTCAGGAGTCTGCTCAAAGGGACCGACCAGTTGAGGAAGCCTGGACATGATCCAGaccgtgatgatgatgatgagcagaTCACTCTTTACGCGAAGAAGCTCGATTTGACCAGAGAGCATGAGAAGCTGAAATCCCAGTTGCAAGGAATGCAATGGAAGGTGATGGAGCTGGAAAAGATGTGCCGGAAGATGCAAAGGCAGATGTCAAAGGCCATGAAGACTAGAATAGCAGGTTCGAGTGGTTCAAGATCACTTCCCAGGCTTTGCTCATGAGTTCACACAGATTCATATCCACCCTACATTACTTTCTGTACATGCTGCCGCAGGGAGAGGGTTCCATTAGGATCTGAGATATCTGCTTTTGTTCTTTCCAGCTGGGAAGAAAAGCTGGTGGAGCAGTGCCTTTTACAGATGAAAATGAGAGGATGGATCTCCTTTGAGCTTTGAGATGTCTACTTGTACATTTCATCACTATTGTCCATATTACTTGCAGCTTTGATGGAGTCTCATTGAAAGATTTGTCTGACATCTGTGTAAATTTATTGAGAAAAGCAGCAGAGAACAACTCCAAATTATACTTTATGGGAAGATGGAGGATTCATAGGATCATAACACCATCCAATTGCCATCAAATTAAAAGCACAACAAGATTAACTTGGCTTTGAGATCAATATAAAGACAGGTGATTGAAGTGTTATCATGTAAATATACTTGTAATGGACATATTTTATGGATAAAGAGTTGCATTATTTTATCATCACCTAATCATAAAAGAAAACAATCTTACAATGAATCATATCTATATAATTGAATGGCATCATTGCTTAATTCATTGTTAATTTAATGGTGTACGGGACACTTCTGTATAGTATTTGATGTATAATATAAGGCATCTGTTCATGCTTAGGGGGAAATGATCTAAATAAGAAACTCAAGAGTTGGGAACTGATGATTATAATAAGAGGAACAACATGGATGAGTTGTGGTCTTAGCTTGGGAATCTACATGAGCAATAAAAATAGGGGAGAGCATTTTGTTTTGATCAAAAACATCTTCCAATGCTTATGGTAGTCTATTCAAATAACAAAAGAATCTGGAGCTGTTCTTCTCCTTTTGATTTGTTTTAGTGCTTAGAATCACCTAATGAAGAAATAGGAAGGTTGTAACATGTGGTTTTGATGAAGTCAAGTTCATCATTAAATGTTTTCATGAAAGACATGTGAAAGAAGCAGCTTTGATTATGTTGAAGTGCATTAATCTAAGAATGCTGCATGCATGACACTCATttcatttcttctcttctttgttcAAACTTATTTGCAGAACTGCTATTAAATCAAGCTACAATATTGCAAGCAAATCTatgcaacctctctctctctgtctctctctgttTTGGGTGAAATGAGAGTGCAATGCACTTTTGCTTTGATAAGATGGCTACTCTTCTTCTGCAGTAGTGAGTCATATCATATGTTACGACTCTGAGTCTTGTGTTATTAAATTCGACATAGTAAACGACATTAATTGTGAAGCCATTAATGACCCAAAGCAGATCTCACTTCACACagctctagagagagagagagaggacatggATGTgttacaacaagacaagaagaCAGGCAGCATGTTCATTCTGCCTGTGGAGAAGGTTTGTGTAATAAGTAGCACTCCACCGATGAGCAGAAAACAATTAATGTTTCATGCACTCAATGCAACAATCTCTTAAATGATCATGACAAGGAAGAAGGATTTCAGAGAGAGCACATGCCATTGTGtggtcctcttcttcttcttcttcttctttcttcactCTAACTTCACTTCCACTAATCTACCACACTTCAGTTGTAAATTGAATCAGGCACACAAGTTCTTTGTTCTTGGATCCTTTGTCAGTCTCAGTTGCATTCAAAGTTGGCACCCATTCAAGCTTTGTAAGAAACAGTAAATTTATATATGAAGATATTTATGTGTgaagagaaattaaaaaaataaaaaataattttaaattaataaatatcaaATGAGtcagatgatatatatatttgagtCTAACCCATAATCTAATGGCTGAAATTTTTGAGTTAGATTGATATTTGACTCAATATACATTAATCTTGACTAGTTTGATCCATTCATCATTAATGAATTTCTAATAACTTAGGATGATTTGAAAGAGAATTagcataattaattttataaatatcttcTAATAAAACATaacattttaatatcaaaattatgcCCATCATATCATCTATTTAGTTTTATTAAAAAGTAAATTACAATAACTTAAAAGAATCAAAGCAAAATGCTAATTAGATAAAACAAAGTCAGACTATATCACAAATGGATATTTTATTATCTTAATTCTCTTTCCTCTGAATAGGTCTTGATTCTCTTAATGCAACATTTCTTGTCTTTGTTTGCTCATTTCACTATTTAGAAAATAAGTAGAGAATACCATAGCACACTTTCTCCTCAAAAGTAAAGTTCAAGTTGGAAGAATGGACAAAAAGTAGGCAAAATCTTTCTCTATTAAATTCATTATAAGCAAGCTTTTTTAAAGAGACACTGAGCTTAAAAAAGATGGATTTTAGGTTCAAGTTTCATACAACAAATGTAGCAGACACCTCCCTCCACTAGCAAAAGGGCATGAAGCAATTGTACTAGATTGCAAGAAGAAGACAATCAAGCTGGAACACCATTCCCATCCATCACTCACTCATGATCTAAGCTTCAGAAACTTAAAGGTGGAGGAACCATCACTGTACATTCCATTTCCACTATATTTGATTCTTAGACCCACAACATGGTGAGACACTTGTGATATGGattctctttttcatttgtgttggGCTCAGTGTTTAGTTTGACTCAACTTCTAAAAGTAATGGGAGTTGGTAGCTTTGAAGTGAGATCTGTCTCATTCTCTTATACTATCACCTTTATGATGTGCTGCTCCTTTCAGCAAAAACTCATTGACAGATTAGGAGGAGAAACAGAAGTATGAATCTGTAGCTCattttgataagatataaatTCTAAGTATATATGTGAATAAATACTTAATCGATAAGAGTAAGTTTACTGCATCAGATCACTGAGGGATTCTGAACCAGCATGCATGTTTGAAGAACAAGGAAGCTTAAACTCATGCTAAGTAGACTCAGCATCCTCTTAAGAGCACAACATGCAGGACAAACTGATTTCTCACAGCATACTCACTTGATACACCAGCAACATAGTCTTTTGTTTGTGCCATTAACTTTAATCTCCCAAGATAATTTTTGTTGAGGCATTAATTATACCCTTTGACCTTGAAATGGCTGCTTTCAGAAAACCAAGAATATAGATGGAGGAGTGTCAGTGAGGAACCCTAATTTTGAAGAACAGGTACTCAGCTATATAGGAAGAAATATAGTTTAGAGAGGGATAGAATTGGGTGATTCCAAAGCTTCAATTGAGAGCATGCTGTACATGTacttaaagaagaagaagaactattTTACTATGGCTTATTAATATAGTGTAGTCAATGGATAGAAAACTCAGCAGCTCATGCTGTGCTGTGAAAACAGGAGGAATCAAAACTCTTGTCACATAAACCAACCACAGTAAAACACATGAGTTATGGGCAAAGCTGCCTCGACATTCTAACACACATAGATTACGTACGTGCTCAACACAACATTGTCCTCGTGCTTCTCACCATAGTACTCAcatgagctcttcttcttcttcctgtgtTAGACATGATCTTTCTTCTCGGTGTCAATGCAAGACAGGTTGGTGCAATTTTCTCCACCTCCGTTCACTGTGCTCAAGACAGTGGAGATGATTAATGGGGGAGAGGTTGTTTTACAAGAATGATAGAGGATGAAATAATGAAATGTTATGACTTCATGATAATATTGACTCCGGTAAAATATGAATGTATAAATTTATAGTAATATACTCATCGAGTCTTTACTGACGAAGAATTAAACCTTAGCATGATTTATGGCGAAAACTCGAAATCGGGTTGAAGATGGTTTGACCATAGTGACATGCGATAAAAATAAACATTGATATCCTATTTAATCCTAATATAATGTAATCCTTTGTGAGTTTGTGGATGAGAATACTCACATGTAATGAATTCTAAATACATCTTATTCAAACAAACACATCAACATTttgatgattgatttcataccaaACGAATCATTTGGATAGATTGTGATGCTAACACTTGAATTATTATGTCCATCCTTGGCTCAATTGGATTCGAGTAGCTCAGCAAACAAATCTTGCAAGTGATTCATGCAATAGATGAGTCAAGTTTAATCGAAGTCCAAGTTTTGTTATGGTTGATGGGCCAATTCACTCATTTCACAAGCTCTGACTTGGTCAGCTTTGGCATAATTTTCATGTTTGATCCAAATCCATGGTCAACATGATAATGTTCGAGATTAGATGAATGTGGTTCTTGACTGTATTAAGCTAGATCTAAACTTGTTGATCAAAAGAAGTATTAGCTACCTCTCTAAACTTTGTTGATGATAACAGTGACATCATGATTTAGTCCCAATCCAATTGTTGTGTGCCTTTCGAGCAACATCACAAAACTCTATTATTATTTACGACTTAGTCCGCTAGAAGTGACAGcccatcaaacaagtcatcatttGCAAACAGCTAATAGTCATAAGGCTGGAGATTAGTCAAACATGACTGAGGTGTCACACACCACCGCCACCATAATTCATCTTCTCTCATACACAGGCTCTCATGCATTTGCATTGATCAAGAATTATGGAGATCAGAGAAGGAAACACAGCTAAGGTGGTTCTAATTATTGTCTATGCTGCTGGAATCCTTCCCCACCTGCTAAGGAACTCTGTGATGCAAACACAAGAACACACCACCTCTTCAGTAAGATTTATGTAGTAAGACTACAGTGCATGTCAAACAGTGACAGGCGAGAAGCAGATTCGGAGAGATACAGTGGCAGATTGATATGCGTCGTAACGACAAAAAGGAAGCGCTGGCTGTGACAGTCAGGAAGAGTCCACCAAGATCCAATCTTCGCGAGGCTCCTCATCCTCTCCGAAGATTGCCACCGCCGCTGGCTGGCAGTCGGGCGGGTCCTCGAAGGCCGACACGGAGAGATGCTTCTGCGCCAGACCGATGTCGAAGAGGATGACGCCGGAGGAGGGATCGGCGATGAGGATGCCCTTCACGGGGAACCATAGGAAGAGCTCCTCATGCGACCACCCGACCACCCCGCTGAGCGCGCCGTAGCTGAGGTTGCCCCTCACCACGCGGTCGAAGTAGGCGAGGCCGTCGTCGTAGCGGGCGTAGCACGTGCGGTGGAATCGGACCTCGAGGAGGCCGGAGGAGGGGTCCAGGTCGAAGGACTCGATGGCCCTGGGGATGATGCCGGCGGGAAGTCCGTAGCTGCGTAGGAGGTCGCGGAAGGATCGGCCGCTGCCGACGATGACTCCGCCGCCGCTGGAGGCGGCAGGGAGGGCGTAGACGAGGGTCAAGAGAGCTAGAAAAGGCAACACCTTAGCCATTGCAGAGACGGGAGACGGGGTGGGTTGGGGCTTAAGAAGGGGTTTGAAAACAGCGTATGTGAGAGGAAGAGAAGCATATCAATTGAGGGGATGAAGTTTGACTTTTTTGACCGAGTCTGATGATTTCAATTTTATGTTATTCCATTTATAACAGTGGTGTAAGTTTCTTCAATTAACGATAATAAtggtaataataacaataattggAAAGCTTTTATTTGTTTTATCCTTATTTCATTTCTAATATTATTTCCAAGAAGAATACAAATTTACTAATTAAAagttaatttaattaaatataaatgtgTTAAAATTCTATTGGTATAAATGTGTTTAAAATACAAGTTTAGTTTCCTGAAATAAATATtacccaatatatatatatatatatatatatatatatatatatatattacttgtaTATCATTGAAAAACAAAGACTtatacatttttttttgtttttgtaattaaaaaaataaattactaatatttgatatttatttatacttaaaatattatttttaaaataagaagTTGGATTATAcattttataatttgaaaataattttaaattttctttcCATGTTATCTTTTTTTTGGGTTATTAATTTGATTCGATTTAATTTGTTGTTTTGGTTCTTAATGCATTGAACCATGCTAGAATGTGAAAAGAGGAGAGGAAAATAAAGGTGTGATAATGTTCAAatattgaaagaaaaataatacTAATGGGAAAAATAAAGGTGTGCTAATGTTAAAAtattgaaagaaagaaaaaaagtgtTGGGAAGTCTAATCGATAagtttgcttcttcttcttctccctcctcctcgTCGACAAACCCAATCATGGAGCTTCAGAGAGACACAGACTTCGGCACAAAAGGACACTGCACACTGTTCTTAGTCTGCTTTCACATGACAGGGTGCTGTTCGAGTGAACTGCTACTCCCCCATAAAATTCCAAGCTCAAATGTGGGATGGATTTGCACGAGGATGTCTTGTAAGATTGAAGGTACTATTTGGGCTGCTAGTTTCTGTACCAGATCAGAGGGATTGAGGGAGACAGTGAAGAAGCTTCCCTTTCCACCAACTTGGCATTGGATGGAGAAGCTGTGAAAGGAGGAGTTTGATGAAAGAAAGCAGGGGAGGGGAGGCGTGGAAGAGTCGAGACTGGGAATCTAATGAAGCTTTCAAGCTTTTTGACATGCAAACATAGAAGGAGACAGCTGAGAGAAGTTTGTGTCTTCTCCCTTTTGTCTCACCAGCCGAGGGGGAATCCATGGAGCTGTGTGGGGAGTACTGGTTTTGCCTGTAcatgtttaaaatattttatgtatcTCAAACCTTTTGTGGAGGAGTAAAATGAGAGGAAATATATTGAGCCTTGAtgaacattttattttatttttagatgtaGGCATAAAATATTGAACCACATTAATtttacattattatttttatatatttttttattattcatctctgaattttttttaaattttaatatatttactcCCTCCAACTACTTTCGACATACGAGTATCATTCATATACATATTTCGAATCTAACATATGAACACATATTTAAATGTGTGATCgtagataaattttaaatattcatctctaatatcattttatttttttctcaatatttaaagttttaatttatattagtGAGGTTATACTATACAACCCTAACTAATTAAAGTTTATACTACAAAAACACCTACTGGTTAGATAATAGCAACTTGCACAAGAGCTAATGCCATCATCACCTTCCTCCATTGAGTTTTATAGAATAAATCCTTTGGGTATCTATGTTTTCATAGTTTAGCAAGTATCTTTTGTATATTACATACTATTCATCCTTACCCACAACATGGAATTTCCTGAGGACCCAAAGCATTTCATTTATGTTCTCAAAAGCAATTATTTGCTATGGAGAATAGGAATTTGGCCCTACTAAACACTTTAAACCCACCATGTGAAATAAAATATTTGGTTCTGAGCTCCATGCACTAAAGTTGAAGATCTCCATGTCTGAGGGCAAGGACCAAACCTTCTTTTTGGTTTCAAGCTTCCTCAATGATTGGGACCTCAATGTCTAGCATTATTGGATGCATATAGGACATGCATGCATAATATGATATCTAGCTAGTGGTGTATATATGACATTGCCCTAAGATTACCATTATTAATTTACCCTCTAATAAGTCTAATAATTGAATGCACTTAGCTCCTCATGCATCACTTTTCTTGGACCACCAACAGTATTTATTCCATGTGTCTGGGGATGAGAACACATTGGATTTGCTTGAGCACCAAACAATGGAACTCACACCACCTGAAATGATCAGCTACTTGCATGCATTCATGTCTGTATAAATATCATTTGTTTGAGCCTAACATTGCCATAAACTGCATGTCAAACCAGTAAGTACATAAATTTCATGTCACTGCAGGTTTATGAAGGTTTCTCCAT
The DNA window shown above is from Musa acuminata AAA Group cultivar baxijiao chromosome BXJ2-4, Cavendish_Baxijiao_AAA, whole genome shotgun sequence and carries:
- the LOC103978539 gene encoding BTB/POZ domain-containing protein At3g22104-like; the protein is MTCDLEVDVNGEEIFLVDKEVLSSFSGKLRELTSKTLATSATRNLRVTLHGLPGGAEAFELMTRFCYNNGRTQMSPSNICLLHCIAHFMEMTGDLLSLTKKSLQGIPYWSWPEIMSCLKRCQDLIPVASSSGMLDKVICSLVGRITAVSDASPSGSSPETSAFRFSCDTGSTTSAKNSSNHRGTWWFDELVVLNPDMIEEIIRKMAVEKANHVAIGRFLMHYLKNVGVRSAAADKKKVAEVIIDLLYSLDGSSVSSKILFGLLRVSSPLKLSKCCQTKLESMIGNQFDQATLDNLLIPAPAGMNSLYDVNLILRFLRSFHRSGGRDSANRSKQAGSLMDSYLAEVAPDSSLKPLKFLALITALPDEARDCHDAIYRAIDLYLEVHTQISDEEKMKICSAINYEKLSSESCKHIARNTKFPSRTAVRALISQQTKLRSLLKGTDQLRKPGHDPDRDDDDEQITLYAKKLDLTREHEKLKSQLQGMQWKVMELEKMCRKMQRQMSKAMKTRIAGSSGSRSLPRLCS
- the LOC103978530 gene encoding uncharacterized protein LOC103978530, which gives rise to MAKVLPFLALLTLVYALPAASSGGGVIVGSGRSFRDLLRSYGLPAGIIPRAIESFDLDPSSGLLEVRFHRTCYARYDDGLAYFDRVVRGNLSYGALSGVVGWSHEELFLWFPVKGILIADPSSGVILFDIGLAQKHLSVSAFEDPPDCQPAAVAIFGEDEEPREDWILVDSS